In one Siniperca chuatsi isolate FFG_IHB_CAS linkage group LG14, ASM2008510v1, whole genome shotgun sequence genomic region, the following are encoded:
- the mink1 gene encoding misshapen-like kinase 1 isoform X2: MSENAPTRSLDDIDLAALRDPAGIFELVEVVGNGTYGQVYKGRHVKTGQLAAIKVMDVTEEEEEEIKAEINMLKKYSHHRNIATYYGAFVKKSPPGHDDQLWLVMEFCGAGSVTDLVKNTKGSSLKEDWIAYICREILRGLSHLHAHKVIHRDIKGQNVLLTENAEVKLVDFGVSAQLDRTVGRRNTFIGTPYWMAPEVIACDENPDSTYDYRSDIWSLGITAIEMAEGAPPLCDMHPMRALFLIPRNPPPKLKSKKWSKKFIDFIEGCLVKTYPSRPSTEQLLKHSFIRDQPTERQVRIQLKDHIDRTRKKRGEKEETEYEYSGSDEEDENRGDDRESSSILNVPGESTLRRDFQRLQQENKERSEAHKRQQAQLAAQRRDPEEHKRQLLHDRQKRIEEQKEQRRRLEEQQRKEREMVRQQEKGPHRRLDDMRREEDRRLAEREQEFIRHKLEEEQRQLEILQQQLLQEQALLMYKRKQLEEQRQSERLQRQLQQEHAYLVSLQQQQQEKKPQLYHYNKNLEPNNKPTWAREVEERSKLNRQGSPKICTTVSDTAIQSRSDSISQSGVVQSAQTPPMQRPVEPQGGQGKFQMAHLVPLKPYAAPVPRSQSLCDQPTKTMSAFPTQDPSLNPTPRPIHSRELVRQNSDPTSETPAPQAHQIREDRGPWIRLPDVELPPKIPQRTASIATALNTNLTSGIRHPVRASNPDLSRNDRWERGDSMSIISNLPQTGSLERHRILSSSKMDSPVLSHDSRHKPGESRTSSRPGRPASYKRAIGEDHGLFAKERAEEQPRPPVKANDYSSSSESSESSEESESGEGAEEEESPTDRHRDADTDSVNTMVVHEDEGEGGEGEQAGGYGDQTMLVQRTPEKRSHNGYTNLPDVVQPSHSPTDSATHSSPGKDSVYDYQSRGLVKASGKSSFTTFVDLGMYQSPGGTGDNMSITGSRFEQLKMEVRKGSMVNVNPTNTRPPNDTPEIRKYKKRFNSEILCAALWGVNLLVGTENGLKLLDRSGQGKVYPLINSRRFQQMDVLEGLNLLITISGKKNKVRVYYLAWLRNKILHNDPEVEKKQGWTTVGEMEGCVHYKVVKYERIKFLVIALKNAVEVYAWAPKPYHKFMAFKSFADLPHRPVLVDLTVEEGQRLKVIYGSCAGFHAIDVDSGNNYDIYIPVHIQSHVTPHAIVFLPSSDGMEMLLCYEDEGVYVNTYGRIIKDVVLQWGEMPTSVAHICSNQIMGWGEKAIEIRSVETGHLDGVFMHKRAQRLKFLCERNDKVFFASVRSGGSSQVYFMTLNRNCIMNW; the protein is encoded by the exons ATGTCTGAAAACGCCCCCACACGAAGCCTGGATGACATAGACCTCGCAGCTCTAAGG GATCCAGCAGGAATCTTTGAGCTGGTCGAGGTTGTCGGCAATGGGACATATGGACAGGTGTACAAG GGCCGTCACGTGAAGACGGGCCAGCTGGCTGCCATCAAGGTGATGGATGttacagaggaggaagaagaggagatcAAAGCAGAAATCAACATGCTGAAAAAATACAGTCACCACCGCAATATAGCCACGTACTACGGTGCCTTTGTCAAGAAGAGTCCACCAGGACATGATGACCAACTTTGG CTGGTGATGGAGTTTTGTGGGGCAGGATCAGTGACCGACCTGGTGAAAAACACTAAGGGCAGCTCTCTAAAGGAGGACTGGATTGCTTACATCTGCAGAGAGATCCTAAGA GGCCTTTCTCACCTCCACGCCCATAAAGTTATCCACAGAGACATCAAGGGCCAGAACGTGCTGCTAACAGAGAATGCAGAGGTCAAACTTG TTGATTTTGGGGTGAGTGCTCAGTTGGACAGGACCGTTGGGCGTAGGAACACCTTCATTGGCACACCTTATTGGATGGCTCCTGAGGTTATTGCCTGTGATGAGAACCCTGACTCCACCTATGACTACAGG AGTGATATCTGGTCCTTGGGGATCACAGCCATTGAGATGGCAGAGGGAGCTCCTC CCTTGTGTGACATGCACCCAATGAGAGCCCTCTTCCTGATTCCCAGGAATCCCCCTCCGAAACTTAAATCCAAAAAATG GTCCAAGAAATTTATTGACTTTATAGAGGGCTGTCTCGTGAAGACATATCCCAGCCGACCATCCACAGAGCAGCTGCTCAAGCACTCTTTCATCAGGGACCAGCCCACCGAGCGCCAGGTCCGAATTCAGCTCAAAGACCATATTGACCGTACTCGTaagaaaaggggagagaaag AAGAGACTGAGTATGAGTACAGTGGTAGTGATGAAGAGGATGAAAATCGTGGAGATGACAGAGAGTCAAG TTCAATCCTCAATGTGCCCGGTGAGTCCACCCTGAGGCGGGACTTCCAGCGTCTGCAGCAGGAGAACAAAGAGCGCTCCGAGGCTCACAAGAGGCAGCAGGCCCAACTGGCTGCTCAGCGTAGGGACCCTGAGGAACACAAGAGGCAACTGTTGCATGACCGACAGAAACGCATTGAGGAGCAGAAGGAACAGCGTCGCCGACTTGAAGAG CAACAGAGAAAAGAGCGAGAGATGGTGAGGCAGCAAGAAAAAGGTCCCCATCGGAGACTTGACGATATGAGACGGGAGGAAGATAGAAGGCTGGCTGAGAGGGAGCAG GAGTTTATCAGACATAAGTTAGAAGAAGAGCAACGGCAATTAGAAATCCTTCAGCAGCAGTTGCTTCAGGAGCAAGCGCTACTTATG TATAAGCGCAAGCAGCTGGAGGAACAGCGTCAGTCAGAGCGACTCCAgaggcagctgcagcaggagcaTGCCTACCTGGTGTCtctgcaacaacagcagcaagaAAAGAAGCCCCAGCTCTACCACTATAACAAAAACCTGGAGCCCAACAACAAACCTACTTGGGCCCGTGAG GTGGAGGAGCGAAGTAAACTCAACAGACAGGGCTCACCCAAGATCTGCACCACTGTCTCTGACACTGCCATCCAGTCGCGCTCTGACTcaatcagccaatcaggagTGGTCCAGTCTGCTCAGACCCCACCAATGCAGAGGCCTGTTGAACCCCAAGGGGGACAGGGAAAG TTCCAGATGGCTCACTTGGTTCCACTGAAGCCTTATGCTGCCCCTGTCCCTCGCTCCCAGTCCCTCTGTGACCAGCCCACTAAGACCATGTCCGCCTTCCCCACCCAGGATCCCTCCCTTAACCCCACACCCCGCCCCATCCACTCAAGAGAGCTGGTGCGCCAAAACTCAGACCCCACTTCTGAAACCCCGGCACCACAGGCACACCAAATCAGAGAAGATCGCGGCCCGTGGATCCGCCTGCCAGATGTGGAACTCCCACCCAAG ATTCCTCAGAGGACAGCGTCTATTGCCACAGCTCTCAACACCAACCTGACCTCTGGCATACGGCATCCAGTAAGAGCCAG CAATCCAGATCTCAGCCGCAATGATCGctgggagagaggagacagtaTGAGCATCATATCCAATCTGCCCCAGACTGGCTCTCTAGAGAGGCATCGCATCCTCA GTTCCTCCAAAATGGATTCACCCGTTCTCTCACATGATAGTCGTCATAAGCCAGGGGAATCTCGCACCTCCTCCCGCCCTGGGCGCCCTGCT AGTTACAAGAGAGCTATAGGGGAG gACCATGGCCTCTTTGCCAAGGAGCGTGCTGAGGAGCAGCCAAGGCCCCCAGTTAAGGCCAATGATTACTCCTCCTCTTCGGAGAGCAGCGAGAGTAGTGAGGAGAGCGAGAGTGGcgagggagcagaggaggaagaaagccCCACAGACCG TCACAGGGATGCAGACACCGATTCAGTCAACACCATGGTGGTTCATGAAGATGAAGGcgaggggggagagggagagcaagCTGGAGGCTATGGGGATCAGACCATGCTGGTGCAGAGG ACCCCAGAAAAGCGGAGCCATAATGGGTACACTAACTTGCCAGATGTGGTGCAGCCCTCCCACTCCCCCACTGATTCAGCCACTCACTCCTCCCCTGGGAAGGACTCTGTTTATGAT TATCAGTCCAGAGGTTTGGTTAAAGCATCTGGCAAGTCCTCCTTCACCACCTTTGTGGATCTGGGCATGTACCAGTCACCAGGAGGTACAGGGGATAACATGTCTATCACTG GCTCCAGGTTTGAGCAGCTGAAGATGGAGGTGAGGAAAGGATCCATGGTGAATGTCAATCCCACCAACACACGCCCCCCCAATGACACACCTGAGATCCGCAAGTACAAGAAGAGGTTCAACTCTGAGATCCTGTGTGCTGCACTGTGGG GTGTGAACCTGTTGGTGGGCACAGAGAACGGTTTGAAACTGCTAGACCGGAGTGGTCAGGGCAAGGTTTACCCCCTCATCAACTCCCGCAGGTTCCAACAGATGGACGTCCTAGAGGGCCTCAACCTGCTCATCACCATATCAG GCAAGAAAAACAAGGTACGTGTCTACTACCTGGCCTGGCTGAGGAACAAGATCCTCCACAATGACCCCGAGGTGGAGAAGAAGCAAGGCTGGACCACTGTGGGGGAGATGGAGGGCTGCGTGCACTACAAAGTGG TGAAATATGAGAGGATAAAGTTCCTGGTAATTGCTTTGAAGAATGCGGTGGAAGTGTATGCTTGGGCACCGAAACCTTATCACAAATTCATGGCCTTCAAG TCTTTTGCAGACCTGCCACACAGGCCTGTCCTGGTCGACCTGACAGTGGAGGAGGGTCAGAGGTTGAAGGTCATCTACGGTTCTTGTGCTGGCTTCCATGCCATTGACGTGGATTCCGGAAACAACTATGACATTTATATCCCCGTTCAT ATCCAGAGCCATGTGACACCGCATGCAATTGTGTTCCTGCCCAGCTCAGACGGCATGGAGATGCTGCTGTGCTATGAGGACGAGGGTGTCTATGTCAACACCTATGGGCGCATAATCAAGGACGTGGTTCTGCAGTGGGGCGAGATGCCCACATCTGTTG CTCATATCTGCTCAAATCAGATCATGGGATGGGGAGAAAAGGCCATTGAGATCCGTTCTGTGGAGACTGGCCACCTGGATGGTGTCTTCATGCACAAAAGAGCTCAGAGGCTGAAGTTCCTTTGTGAGAGAAATGACAAG GTGTTCTTTGCATCAGTGCGGTCTGGAGGCAGCAGCCAGGTGTACTTCATGACCTTGAACAGAAACTGCATCATGAACTGGTGA
- the mink1 gene encoding misshapen-like kinase 1 isoform X8, which produces MSENAPTRSLDDIDLAALRDPAGIFELVEVVGNGTYGQVYKGRHVKTGQLAAIKVMDVTEEEEEEIKAEINMLKKYSHHRNIATYYGAFVKKSPPGHDDQLWLVMEFCGAGSVTDLVKNTKGSSLKEDWIAYICREILRGLSHLHAHKVIHRDIKGQNVLLTENAEVKLVDFGVSAQLDRTVGRRNTFIGTPYWMAPEVIACDENPDSTYDYRSDIWSLGITAIEMAEGAPPLCDMHPMRALFLIPRNPPPKLKSKK; this is translated from the exons ATGTCTGAAAACGCCCCCACACGAAGCCTGGATGACATAGACCTCGCAGCTCTAAGG GATCCAGCAGGAATCTTTGAGCTGGTCGAGGTTGTCGGCAATGGGACATATGGACAGGTGTACAAG GGCCGTCACGTGAAGACGGGCCAGCTGGCTGCCATCAAGGTGATGGATGttacagaggaggaagaagaggagatcAAAGCAGAAATCAACATGCTGAAAAAATACAGTCACCACCGCAATATAGCCACGTACTACGGTGCCTTTGTCAAGAAGAGTCCACCAGGACATGATGACCAACTTTGG CTGGTGATGGAGTTTTGTGGGGCAGGATCAGTGACCGACCTGGTGAAAAACACTAAGGGCAGCTCTCTAAAGGAGGACTGGATTGCTTACATCTGCAGAGAGATCCTAAGA GGCCTTTCTCACCTCCACGCCCATAAAGTTATCCACAGAGACATCAAGGGCCAGAACGTGCTGCTAACAGAGAATGCAGAGGTCAAACTTG TTGATTTTGGGGTGAGTGCTCAGTTGGACAGGACCGTTGGGCGTAGGAACACCTTCATTGGCACACCTTATTGGATGGCTCCTGAGGTTATTGCCTGTGATGAGAACCCTGACTCCACCTATGACTACAGG AGTGATATCTGGTCCTTGGGGATCACAGCCATTGAGATGGCAGAGGGAGCTCCTC CCTTGTGTGACATGCACCCAATGAGAGCCCTCTTCCTGATTCCCAGGAATCCCCCTCCGAAACTTAAATCCAAAAAATG A
- the mink1 gene encoding misshapen-like kinase 1 isoform X7 has product MSENAPTRSLDDIDLAALRDPAGIFELVEVVGNGTYGQVYKGRHVKTGQLAAIKVMDVTEEEEEEIKAEINMLKKYSHHRNIATYYGAFVKKSPPGHDDQLWLVMEFCGAGSVTDLVKNTKGSSLKEDWIAYICREILRGLSHLHAHKVIHRDIKGQNVLLTENAEVKLVDFGVSAQLDRTVGRRNTFIGTPYWMAPEVIACDENPDSTYDYRSDIWSLGITAIEMAEGAPPLCDMHPMRALFLIPRNPPPKLKSKKCRVYGPTVFRMQCFLSQCLYNSNQTEAVSQ; this is encoded by the exons ATGTCTGAAAACGCCCCCACACGAAGCCTGGATGACATAGACCTCGCAGCTCTAAGG GATCCAGCAGGAATCTTTGAGCTGGTCGAGGTTGTCGGCAATGGGACATATGGACAGGTGTACAAG GGCCGTCACGTGAAGACGGGCCAGCTGGCTGCCATCAAGGTGATGGATGttacagaggaggaagaagaggagatcAAAGCAGAAATCAACATGCTGAAAAAATACAGTCACCACCGCAATATAGCCACGTACTACGGTGCCTTTGTCAAGAAGAGTCCACCAGGACATGATGACCAACTTTGG CTGGTGATGGAGTTTTGTGGGGCAGGATCAGTGACCGACCTGGTGAAAAACACTAAGGGCAGCTCTCTAAAGGAGGACTGGATTGCTTACATCTGCAGAGAGATCCTAAGA GGCCTTTCTCACCTCCACGCCCATAAAGTTATCCACAGAGACATCAAGGGCCAGAACGTGCTGCTAACAGAGAATGCAGAGGTCAAACTTG TTGATTTTGGGGTGAGTGCTCAGTTGGACAGGACCGTTGGGCGTAGGAACACCTTCATTGGCACACCTTATTGGATGGCTCCTGAGGTTATTGCCTGTGATGAGAACCCTGACTCCACCTATGACTACAGG AGTGATATCTGGTCCTTGGGGATCACAGCCATTGAGATGGCAGAGGGAGCTCCTC CCTTGTGTGACATGCACCCAATGAGAGCCCTCTTCCTGATTCCCAGGAATCCCCCTCCGAAACTTAAATCCAAAAAATG TAGAGTTTATGGTCCCACTGTGTTCAGAATGCAGTGTTTCCTTTCACAATGTTTATATAACTCTAATCAGACAGAAGCTGTCAGTCAATAA